A single window of Nicotiana sylvestris chromosome 3, ASM39365v2, whole genome shotgun sequence DNA harbors:
- the LOC138888444 gene encoding uncharacterized protein yields MDNMVRQVLESRKITFHEDELPPEGLGHNKALHITVQCEDYFITRILIDRGSSLNICPLVTLKKLGRGLHEIKDGSINVKAFDGSQRSIIGEISLCLQMGTTWFDVDFQVIDMPTSYNLLLGRPWIHIAGAVASTLYQAVKFEWNH; encoded by the coding sequence ATGGATAACATGGTAAGACAGGTGTTGGAGAGCcgcaagatcacttttcatgaggatgagctgccacctgaagggttgggacacaacaaagcactacacatcactgtgcaatgcgaagactacttcatcaccaggatcctgatAGACaggggttccagtctcaacatttgtccattggtaacactcaagaagttgggtaggggactgcacgagataaaggatggatccatcaacgtgaaagctttcgacggttcccaaaggtccatcattggggaaattagtctgtGCTTACAGATGGggacaacttggttcgatgttgatttccaagtgatagacatgccaacatcttacaatctgctattgggacggccatggatccatattgctggggccgtagcatcaacactataTCAGGCggtgaagtttgagtggaatcactag